The genomic region CGTCGGAGCGAAGGCGGATCGCCTGCGCGAGCTGGCCGGTCGCGTCCGCCTCGCCGTCGGTGTGGACTCGGTCGAGGGCGCGCGACAACTCGGACGCGCCCTCGCCGGCGCGGCCGCAGGACCCGAGGTGCTCATCGAGCTCGATTCCGGCGAAGGGCGAACCGGCACGGACGCGACGAGGGTGGTCGCCGTCGCGCGGGCGGTGGCCGACGCCGGGCTGACGCTGCGCGGGGTGTTCACGCACGGTGGACACGCCTACCAGGGTCCCGACCGGGTCGCCGGGGCTGCCGAGGACGAGGGCTCGACGCTCGGCGCCGCCCTCCACGACCTTCGCGACGCGGGCTTCGAGGTGCGGGTCGTCAGCGCCGGTTCGACCCCCACGGCCGTCGCGTCCGCCGCCGGACCCGTCACCGAGGAGCGGCCCGGCACGTACGTGTTCGGCGACCGCCAGCAGGCCAACCTCGGCGGCTCGGACCCGACGACGCTCGCCCTGACCGTCGCGGCCACCGTGGTGAGCACCGCCGTTCCCGGCCGCTGCGTCCTCGACGCGGGCGCGAAGGCGTTGGCCAAGGACAAGCCGGACTGGCTCGCGGGTCACGGCGTCGTACCCATGTTGCCCGGTGCCGTCATCCGCGCCGTCTACGACCACCACGCCGTGGTCGAACTCGCCGAGGACACACCCGCTCCGCGCGTCGGCGACGTCGTCGGAGTCGTGCCCAACCACGCCTGCCCGGTCGTCAACCTCACCGACGAACTGCTGCTGACGCGCGACGGCGAACTGGTGGAGCGCCTACCGGTGCTCGCGCGGGGCCGTAACCGCTGACGAGGGCGTCGATGCCGAGTCCCGGGCCGGCCTGCCCGAACCGGGTCGATCCGTCGTAGGGTTCGGTCCTTCCCGATACCTCCCGACCACCGATCACCGAGGCAGCCCCGTGTCGTCTTCCGTCTGGCGGTGCGACCTCGCGCTGCTGCCGTCCGGCGAGGTCGCCCGTGACGTCGTGGTCGAGGCGGAGGACGGCCGGTTCGCCCGCGTCGAGGTGGGCGCGGAGGCCCCGGCGGAAGCGGTCCACCTGCGCGGACTGGTGCTGCCCGGTATGGCGGACGCGCACAGCCATGCGTTCCACCGCGCCTTGCGAGGGCGGACCCACACCGGCCGCGGTTCGTTCTGGAGCTGGCGTGAGCAGATGTACGCCCTCGCCGGCCGGCTGACGCCGGACACCTACCTGCCGCTCGCGCGGGCCGCCTTCGCCGAGGGCGTGTCGGCGGGCTACACCACCGTGGGCGAGTTCCACTACCTCCACCACGGACCCGACGGCCGCCGCTACGCGGATCCGAACGAGATGGGCCACGTGCTCGTGCGGGCGGCACGCGAGGCCGGCGTCCGGCTGAGCCTGCTCGACACCTGCTACCTGACCGGCGGCGTGGAACCGGGCGGTCACGGCGGCGACCACGTGCCGTTGACGGGCGCGCAGCTCCGCTTCGGCGACGGCACCGCCGATGCCTGGGCCGCCCGCGTCGACGACCTCGCGTCGGCCCATGCCGGCGAGGACGGGATCCTGGTCGGTGCGGCGATCCATTCCGTGCGGGCCGTCCCCGCCGACGCACTCTCCGTCGTCGCCGAGTGGGCCGACGGCGCCGGTGCCCCGCTGCATGCCCACGTCTCCGAGCAGCCGGCCGAGAACGAGGCCTGCCACGCCATCCACGGCACGACCCCGACGCAACTGCTGTTCGACCACGGCGTGCTGTCCGACCGGTTCACCGCCGTCCACGCCACCCACCTCACGCCGGAGGACCGCACCGTGCTCGGGACCTCCCGCGCCCACGCCTGCTTCTGCCCGACGACCGAACGCGACCTCGCCGACGGGATCGGCCCGGTCCGCGAACTGCTCGATGCCGGTGCCCGGCTGACGTTCGGCTCCGACAGCCGCGCCGTGGTCGACGCCTTCGAGGAGGCCCGGGCGACCGAGCTGCACGCCCGCCTGGCCACCCTGCAGCGTGGCGTGCTGCGCAGCGAGGAGCTGCTCGCCGGCCTTGGCATCGACGGCCACGCCTCGCTCGGTTTCGCCGACGCCGGCCGCATCGAGGTGGGCGCCCGGGCCGACCTCGTCGCCGTGGCGCTCGACTCGGTCCGGACCGCGGGGGCGTCCCCGGGGACGGCGCTCGACACCGTGCTGTTCGCGGGCAGCGCGGCGGACGTGACCGACGTGGTCGTCGACGGCCGTGCGGTGGTCCGTGGCGGGCAGCACGTGCTCGGCGACATCGCTCAGCTGCTGTCCGAGGCGATCACGAACGCCCTCGAGGAGTCCTGACGTGGCAAGCGTTCTCTACGACAACATCGGCGAACTCGTCACCAACGACCCGACACAGGGCGACGGGTCGTTCCTCGGACTGCTGCGTGGGGCGGCCGTCGTGGTCGACGACGGGGTGATCGCCTGGATCGGCGAGGCGGGGACCGCGTCACCGACCGACGAGCGACGCGACCTCGCGGGTCGCTGCGTGCTGCCGGGATTCGTCGACGGTCACACGCACCTGGTCTTCGCGGGCGACCGGGCACAGGAGTTCGCCGCCCGGATGGCCGGCGAGCCCTACGCGGCCGGAGGCATCCGAACCACGGTCCGTGCCACCCGCACCGCGTCCGCGGAAGCCTTGCTTGCGTCGGCCACGAAACGCCTCGACGAGGCCCGCGACCAGGGCACCGCGCTGGTCGAGATCAAGTCCGGCTACGGCCTCGACGTCGAGACCGAGGTCAAGATGCTGCAGGTCGCCCGGCTGCTGACCGACGAGACCACCTTCCTGGGCGCCCACGTCGTACCCGAGGAGTTCGCGCACGACCACCGGGGGTACGTCGACCTGGTCAAGGGCGCGATGCTCGACGCCTGCGCCCCATACGCGAAGTGGATCGACGTCTTCGTCGAGGACGGCGCGTTCGACGCCGAGGCCGCCCGCGAGATCCTGCTCGCCGGCGCGGCAAGGGGTCTGGGGCTACGCGTGCACGCCAACCAGCTCCGCCCCGGACCCGGCGTACGGCTGGCCTGCGAACTCGGCGCGGCGAGCGCCGACCACTGCACCCACCTCACCGATGTCGACGTGGGCGCCCTGGCCGACAGCGGCACCGTCGCCACCCTCGTCCCCGGAGCGGACTTCTCCACGCGCTCGCCCGTCTACCCCGACGGCCGCGCGCTCTGGGACGCCGGCGTCACGGTCGCCCTCGCGACCGACTGCAACCCGGGGACGAGCTACACGACCTCGATGCCGTTCGTCATCGCGCTCGCCGTGCGCGAGTGCCACCTGACTCCCGGCGAAGCCGTCTGGGCCGCCACGGCGGGCGCAGCGCGCTCACTGCGACGCGAGCAGAGCGGCCGCCTCGAACCGGGACATCCGGCCGCGCTGGCCATGCTCGACGCGCCGTCCCACACCCACCTCGCCTACCGCCCGGGAACACCCCTGGCGACACGTCTGCCCTCGCCACGCCTGCCGGGGTGACCCACATACAGGAGCTGCGATGTCCGCCGACCGTCCCCCGGCCGCCTACGACGACCTCGCAGCGGTCTACATCAACTGCACGCTCAAGCCCGGCCCCGAGCGATCACACACCGAGCTGCTCGGCGAGGCGTCGATGCAGATTCTGCGCGAACAGGGCGTGCGGGTGACCTCCATCCGGGCCGTCGACCACGACATCGCCCCCGGCGTGCAACCCGACATGACCGAGCACGGGTTCGTGCGTGACGACTGGCCGGCCATCCAGCGCCAGGTCCTCGACGCCGACATCCTGGTGCTGATGACGCCGATCTGGCTCGGCGAGAAGTCCTCGGTCGCCACCCGGGTCGTCGAGCGGCTCTACGGCTGGTCGGGCGAGCTCAACGACGGCGGGCAGTACGACTACTACGGCCGGGTCGGTGGCTGCCTGGTGACGGGCAACGAGGACGGCATCAAGCACGTCGCCATGAACCTGCTGTACTCGCTGCAGCACCTCGGCTTCACCATCCCGCCGCAGGCCGACGCGGGCTGGATCGGCGAAGCCGGACCGGGACCGTCGTACGGCGACGAACTCGACGACGGCAGCCGTGCCGGCCTCGACAACCAGTTCACACAGAAGAACACCACGTTCATGACCTGGAACCTGCTCCACCTGGCGCGCATGCTCAAGGACGCCGGCGGCATTCCCGCCCATGGCAACCAACCCGGCGCCTGGGAGTCCGGAGCCCGCTTCGGGTACCACAACCCCGAGTACCGCTGACCGTCGGCCACCACGGCCGGCAACGCCCACGTCCCCGTCACGGGCGAGTCGCCTCCACCTCCACGGGGCCGCCGGCGTGTCGCCATTCGGGCACGCCGTCCTCGAGCCGGACGGCCCGCCGGCCGGCCCGGCCGAGACGGCGGACCGCGTCGTCGGCATAGACGCAGTACGGACCTCGGCAATAGGCGACGACGTCACGGTCCGGGGGCAGGTCGTCGAGCAGCTCGAGCTGGTCCGGCGGAACGTGCACGGCACCGGGGAGGTGGCCCGCGTCGTATTCGGCGCGTGGACGGACGTCGACGACGACCAGGTCTGCGGTCTCGAGGCGTGCGAGCAGCTCGTCCCGACCGATGGTCTCGATGTCCCTGCGGTCGCCGAGGTACCCGGCCGCGAGCTCGTCCAGACCCTCGACACGGGCGGCGGCGACCGTGCGCATGGCCCACCACAGTTCGAGCACCTCGTCGGACGCCAGCCGATAGTGCACCTGGGTACCGGACCGCCGACCGATCACCAGCCCGGCGCGAGCCAGGGTGCGCAGATGGTGTGACGTGTTGGCCAACGACTGGCCGAGCTGCCGCGACAGCTCGTCGACGTTGCGCTCGCCCTGCGCCAGCAGTTCGACGATCTCGGCCCGGCGGCCCGAGGCGAGCGCCTTCGCGATCGAGGCGAACCCGTCGAACAGCGCGTCCTTCGCCTGCCGAGGACGCCCACCACGGTCGACCACCGTCCCGCCTCCAACCCGCCCACAGGCACGATACCGCTTCCTCAAAGAATCCCTTGACGAGGATCGCTCCGGCCTGCATGCTCAAGCGATCCTTT from Egicoccus sp. AB-alg6-2 harbors:
- a CDS encoding alanine racemase, with product MEPLTHIDRTLSAPALPGGLDTPAVVVDLDRVDANVARMQARLDERGVSLRPHAKTHKSPFFAARQLDAGAVGITVAVLGEAQVMADAGIQDVFVAYPVWAVGAKADRLRELAGRVRLAVGVDSVEGARQLGRALAGAAAGPEVLIELDSGEGRTGTDATRVVAVARAVADAGLTLRGVFTHGGHAYQGPDRVAGAAEDEGSTLGAALHDLRDAGFEVRVVSAGSTPTAVASAAGPVTEERPGTYVFGDRQQANLGGSDPTTLALTVAATVVSTAVPGRCVLDAGAKALAKDKPDWLAGHGVVPMLPGAVIRAVYDHHAVVELAEDTPAPRVGDVVGVVPNHACPVVNLTDELLLTRDGELVERLPVLARGRNR
- a CDS encoding formimidoylglutamate deiminase; this encodes MSSSVWRCDLALLPSGEVARDVVVEAEDGRFARVEVGAEAPAEAVHLRGLVLPGMADAHSHAFHRALRGRTHTGRGSFWSWREQMYALAGRLTPDTYLPLARAAFAEGVSAGYTTVGEFHYLHHGPDGRRYADPNEMGHVLVRAAREAGVRLSLLDTCYLTGGVEPGGHGGDHVPLTGAQLRFGDGTADAWAARVDDLASAHAGEDGILVGAAIHSVRAVPADALSVVAEWADGAGAPLHAHVSEQPAENEACHAIHGTTPTQLLFDHGVLSDRFTAVHATHLTPEDRTVLGTSRAHACFCPTTERDLADGIGPVRELLDAGARLTFGSDSRAVVDAFEEARATELHARLATLQRGVLRSEELLAGLGIDGHASLGFADAGRIEVGARADLVAVALDSVRTAGASPGTALDTVLFAGSAADVTDVVVDGRAVVRGGQHVLGDIAQLLSEAITNALEES
- the hutI gene encoding imidazolonepropionase, giving the protein MASVLYDNIGELVTNDPTQGDGSFLGLLRGAAVVVDDGVIAWIGEAGTASPTDERRDLAGRCVLPGFVDGHTHLVFAGDRAQEFAARMAGEPYAAGGIRTTVRATRTASAEALLASATKRLDEARDQGTALVEIKSGYGLDVETEVKMLQVARLLTDETTFLGAHVVPEEFAHDHRGYVDLVKGAMLDACAPYAKWIDVFVEDGAFDAEAAREILLAGAARGLGLRVHANQLRPGPGVRLACELGAASADHCTHLTDVDVGALADSGTVATLVPGADFSTRSPVYPDGRALWDAGVTVALATDCNPGTSYTTSMPFVIALAVRECHLTPGEAVWAATAGAARSLRREQSGRLEPGHPAALAMLDAPSHTHLAYRPGTPLATRLPSPRLPG
- a CDS encoding flavodoxin family protein, producing the protein MSADRPPAAYDDLAAVYINCTLKPGPERSHTELLGEASMQILREQGVRVTSIRAVDHDIAPGVQPDMTEHGFVRDDWPAIQRQVLDADILVLMTPIWLGEKSSVATRVVERLYGWSGELNDGGQYDYYGRVGGCLVTGNEDGIKHVAMNLLYSLQHLGFTIPPQADAGWIGEAGPGPSYGDELDDGSRAGLDNQFTQKNTTFMTWNLLHLARMLKDAGGIPAHGNQPGAWESGARFGYHNPEYR
- a CDS encoding ArsR/SmtB family transcription factor — translated: MVDRGGRPRQAKDALFDGFASIAKALASGRRAEIVELLAQGERNVDELSRQLGQSLANTSHHLRTLARAGLVIGRRSGTQVHYRLASDEVLELWWAMRTVAAARVEGLDELAAGYLGDRRDIETIGRDELLARLETADLVVVDVRPRAEYDAGHLPGAVHVPPDQLELLDDLPPDRDVVAYCRGPYCVYADDAVRRLGRAGRRAVRLEDGVPEWRHAGGPVEVEATRP